A genomic segment from Amycolatopsis camponoti encodes:
- a CDS encoding glycoside hydrolase family 25 protein: MTEPEAELGISLSHREHVADWQAVRGAQTRFVSVTVSENVNWSSSAAERNLTGAQEAGLHVGGRHYARPGAVHDQADHFVRTASRLGAFAPGSLAPALEVAAPSVDDRFIKAWIKYVRQAARIERVLIYADYDCWQHRLHPDRWADSEVVLWLIRHNGIPGRAGWFHSRLGVHQHAYAPDVPGVDGPVEQNAVVYPFTLGDLLL; the protein is encoded by the coding sequence GTGACGGAGCCGGAAGCCGAACTCGGCATCTCGCTGTCCCACCGCGAGCACGTCGCCGACTGGCAGGCCGTGCGCGGCGCGCAGACCCGGTTCGTCTCGGTGACGGTCAGCGAGAACGTCAACTGGAGCAGCTCCGCCGCGGAGCGCAACCTGACCGGGGCGCAGGAAGCCGGGCTGCACGTCGGAGGCCGGCACTACGCGCGGCCCGGCGCGGTGCACGACCAGGCCGACCACTTCGTGCGGACGGCCAGCCGGCTCGGCGCCTTCGCGCCCGGGTCGCTGGCGCCGGCGCTGGAGGTGGCGGCCCCGAGCGTCGACGACCGGTTCATCAAGGCGTGGATCAAGTACGTCCGGCAGGCGGCGCGGATCGAGCGCGTGCTGATCTACGCCGACTACGACTGCTGGCAGCACCGGCTGCACCCGGACCGCTGGGCCGACTCCGAAGTGGTGCTGTGGCTGATCCGGCACAACGGCATCCCGGGCCGGGCCGGCTGGTTCCACTCGCGGCTCGGCGTGCACCAGCACGCGTACGCGCCGGACGTGCCGGGCGTCGACGGGCCGGTGGAGCAGAACGCCGTCGTGTACCCGTTCACATTGGGTGACCTTCTGCTCTGA